In Simplicispira sp. 125, one DNA window encodes the following:
- the nirB gene encoding nitrite reductase large subunit NirB: MKKPRLVMVGNGMAGVRTLEELLKIAPGLYDITVFGAEPHPNYNRILLSPVLAGEQTVDEIILNDWSWYQDNGITLHTGCTVTDVDRVHRVVHGTSAAGEQISAEYDRLILATGSNPFILPLPGKELDGVLAYRDIADTQAMIDAAATYQHAVVIGGGLLGLEAANGLMKRGMQVTVVHASEWLMERQLDSVAGKMLQKSLAERGMQFLMQGQTAALLGNENGRADGEEAPSKQRVRAVQFKDGTEVPADLVVMAVGIRPNTQLAEKMRLHVNRGIVVSDTLQTTTDARIYAVGECAAHRGIAYGLVAPLFEQARVLANHLAEFGIDRYQGSLTSTKLKVTGIDLFSAGDFQGGAGTEEIVMSDPSGGVYKKLVLKDDKLIGACLYGDTVDGSWYFKLLRDARPVGDIRDKLMFGESNMGDAGHQGHNKAAAMLDSDEVCGCNGVTKGTICKAIKDKGLFTLDEVRKHTKASASCGSCTGLVEQILMFTAGGDYSATPKTKPLCGCTDHGHQAVRDAIRTHKLLSTGAVFRFMDWKTPNGCPGCRPAINYYCISTWPKEAQDDPQSRAINERSHANIQKDGTYSVVPRMWGGETTADELRRIADVVDKYKIPTVKVTGGQRIDLLGVKKEDLQAVWRDIGMPSGHAYAKALRTVKTCVGSEWCRMGTQDSTQMGKDLERAFVGMHAPHKVKFAVSGCPRNCAESGIKDVGIIGVDSGWEMYVAGNGGIKTEVAQFFVKLKTAEEVMEYTGAFMQLYREEGWYLERTVHYVARVGLDYVKKKVLDDHEGRKALWARLQGALEGAPDPWFDFDKARVDQRQFTPIAVV, from the coding sequence ATGAAAAAACCCAGGCTGGTCATGGTAGGCAACGGAATGGCCGGTGTGCGCACGCTCGAAGAGCTGCTCAAGATCGCACCCGGCCTGTACGACATCACGGTGTTCGGCGCCGAGCCGCACCCGAACTACAACCGCATCCTGCTCTCGCCCGTGCTGGCGGGGGAGCAGACGGTGGACGAGATCATCCTCAACGACTGGTCCTGGTACCAGGACAACGGTATCACCCTGCACACGGGCTGCACGGTCACCGATGTAGACCGCGTGCACCGCGTGGTGCACGGCACCAGCGCAGCGGGCGAGCAGATCAGCGCCGAATACGACCGCCTTATCCTCGCCACGGGCTCCAACCCGTTCATCCTGCCCTTGCCGGGCAAGGAGCTCGACGGCGTGCTGGCCTACCGCGACATTGCCGACACGCAGGCCATGATCGATGCGGCGGCCACCTACCAGCATGCGGTCGTCATTGGTGGCGGCCTGTTGGGACTGGAGGCCGCCAACGGCCTGATGAAACGCGGCATGCAGGTGACCGTGGTGCACGCCAGCGAATGGCTGATGGAGCGCCAGCTCGACAGCGTGGCCGGCAAGATGCTGCAAAAGTCGCTGGCCGAGCGCGGCATGCAGTTCCTCATGCAGGGCCAAACTGCTGCGCTGCTGGGCAACGAGAACGGCCGTGCAGACGGGGAAGAGGCCCCGTCGAAACAACGGGTCCGGGCCGTGCAATTCAAGGACGGCACCGAGGTGCCCGCCGACCTGGTGGTGATGGCCGTGGGCATCCGCCCCAACACGCAGCTCGCCGAAAAGATGCGCCTGCACGTGAACCGTGGCATTGTGGTGAGCGACACGCTACAAACCACCACCGACGCGCGCATCTACGCCGTGGGCGAGTGCGCGGCGCACCGGGGCATTGCCTACGGTCTGGTGGCGCCGCTGTTCGAGCAGGCCCGCGTGTTGGCCAACCACCTAGCGGAGTTTGGCATTGACCGCTACCAGGGCTCGCTCACGTCCACCAAGCTCAAGGTGACGGGCATCGACCTGTTCTCGGCCGGGGACTTCCAGGGCGGCGCGGGCACCGAGGAGATCGTCATGAGCGACCCGAGCGGCGGCGTGTACAAGAAACTGGTGCTCAAGGACGACAAGCTTATAGGCGCTTGCCTGTATGGCGACACGGTGGATGGCAGCTGGTACTTCAAGCTGCTGCGCGACGCCCGCCCCGTCGGCGACATCCGCGACAAGCTGATGTTTGGCGAATCCAACATGGGCGACGCCGGCCACCAGGGCCACAACAAGGCCGCCGCCATGCTGGACAGCGACGAGGTGTGCGGCTGCAATGGCGTCACCAAGGGCACCATCTGCAAGGCCATCAAAGACAAGGGCCTGTTCACGCTGGACGAGGTGCGCAAGCACACCAAGGCCAGCGCGAGCTGCGGGTCGTGCACCGGCCTGGTCGAACAGATTCTGATGTTCACCGCCGGGGGCGACTACTCGGCCACGCCCAAAACCAAGCCCCTGTGCGGCTGCACCGACCACGGCCACCAGGCCGTGCGCGACGCCATCCGCACGCACAAGCTGCTGAGCACGGGCGCGGTATTCCGTTTCATGGACTGGAAGACCCCCAACGGCTGCCCCGGCTGCCGCCCGGCCATCAACTACTACTGCATCAGCACCTGGCCCAAGGAGGCGCAGGACGACCCGCAAAGCCGCGCCATCAACGAGCGCAGCCACGCTAACATCCAGAAGGACGGCACCTATTCCGTGGTGCCCCGCATGTGGGGTGGCGAAACCACGGCCGACGAGCTGCGCCGCATCGCCGATGTGGTGGACAAATACAAAATTCCCACCGTCAAGGTCACGGGCGGCCAACGCATCGACCTGCTGGGCGTGAAGAAGGAAGACCTGCAGGCCGTGTGGCGCGACATCGGCATGCCCAGCGGCCACGCCTACGCCAAGGCGCTGCGCACGGTGAAGACCTGCGTGGGCAGCGAGTGGTGCCGCATGGGCACGCAGGACAGCACCCAAATGGGCAAGGACCTGGAACGCGCCTTTGTGGGCATGCACGCACCGCACAAGGTCAAGTTCGCCGTCAGCGGCTGCCCGCGCAACTGCGCCGAGAGCGGCATCAAGGACGTGGGAATCATCGGCGTGGACAGCGGCTGGGAGATGTACGTGGCGGGCAACGGTGGCATCAAGACCGAGGTGGCGCAGTTCTTCGTCAAGCTCAAAACCGCCGAGGAAGTCATGGAGTACACCGGCGCCTTCATGCAGCTCTACCGCGAGGAAGGCTGGTACCTGGAGCGCACCGTGCACTACGTAGCGCGCGTGGGTCTGGACTACGTGAAAAAGAAAGTGCTCGACGACCACGAAGGCCGCAAAGCCCTGTGGGCGCGCCTGCAAGGCGCGCTCGAAGGCGCGCCCGACCCCTGGTTCGATTTCGACAAAGCGCGGGTGGACCAGCGCCAGTTCACCCCCATCGCCGTAGTCTGA
- a CDS encoding DUF4148 domain-containing protein — MNTARILSIAAVAAFASIGAQAAELNGDLYGTDFEARVQSTRSSTEVRAEGHAALPNFAKGPVADHAARAVSTQDRTAVRAEAVTAARAGKIATGNRS; from the coding sequence ATGAACACCGCACGCATCCTCTCCATTGCCGCCGTTGCCGCTTTTGCCTCGATCGGCGCACAAGCCGCTGAACTCAATGGCGACCTGTACGGCACCGACTTCGAAGCCCGCGTCCAATCCACCCGCAGCAGCACCGAAGTGCGCGCCGAAGGCCATGCAGCACTGCCTAATTTCGCCAAGGGCCCTGTGGCCGACCACGCAGCCCGCGCTGTCAGCACCCAGGACCGCACCGCTGTGCGTGCAGAGGCCGTGACCGCTGCCCGCGCCGGCAAAATCGCCACCGGCAACCGCAGCTAA